A window from Photobacterium atrarenae encodes these proteins:
- a CDS encoding LysR family transcriptional regulator, producing the protein MKFRQIEAFRYIMLRGTTAAAAAEMHVTQPAVSRLISDLEHSLGFLLFERRKGRLHPTHEAAEFFRSVEESFLGLEKLQSVAAHIRTRAPKELKIASTSAIASTLLPLALSEHKKYFPNERIVVHTDGMAEIVMKLQTNSVDLAVGLQLPQLSGIEQEFIGNARFVFAARHDHPLTRKSVITAEDLIGESVLTVLDSNPTYWSKLSQALEPVETKVSKQLFIDTSHTGYSMIAAGLAVGVLEPFAARVWAANGVVTRPFEPAIYYPYNLAYPTNTRHHKSLHSFTESIKNAAKSMPEIFEEELQE; encoded by the coding sequence ATGAAGTTTCGACAGATTGAAGCCTTTCGCTACATCATGTTACGCGGAACCACCGCTGCCGCCGCTGCGGAAATGCATGTCACCCAACCCGCGGTCAGCCGACTCATCAGTGATCTGGAGCACTCGCTCGGTTTCTTGCTGTTTGAACGGCGCAAGGGACGCCTGCACCCGACCCACGAAGCAGCCGAGTTTTTCCGCTCGGTGGAAGAGAGTTTTTTAGGACTGGAAAAGCTGCAATCGGTAGCGGCCCATATCCGGACCCGGGCACCGAAAGAGCTGAAAATTGCCAGCACCTCGGCAATTGCAAGTACCCTGCTCCCGCTGGCGCTCAGCGAGCACAAGAAATATTTTCCAAACGAGCGGATCGTGGTGCACACCGACGGCATGGCGGAAATCGTGATGAAGCTGCAAACCAACTCGGTCGATCTGGCCGTGGGGCTGCAACTGCCGCAATTAAGCGGCATTGAGCAGGAATTTATCGGCAATGCGCGCTTTGTTTTCGCCGCCCGGCATGACCATCCCCTGACCCGAAAAAGCGTCATTACGGCAGAAGATCTGATCGGTGAGTCGGTGCTCACTGTCCTCGATTCCAACCCGACCTACTGGAGCAAACTGAGCCAGGCGCTGGAGCCGGTTGAAACCAAGGTCAGCAAGCAGCTGTTTATCGATACCTCACACACCGGCTATTCGATGATCGCCGCCGGGCTGGCCGTCGGCGTCCTGGAGCCCTTCGCCGCCCGGGTATGGGCCGCCAACGGCGTCGTCACCCGCCCATTTGAACCGGCGATTTACTACCCCTATAACCTCGCCTACCCGACCAACACCCGGCATCATAAATCGCTCCACAGCTTTACCGAGTCGATCAAAAACGCCGCCAAATCCATGCCGGAAATTTTTGAAGAGGAACTTCAGGAATGA
- a CDS encoding ABC transporter ATP-binding protein, giving the protein MTDPSTSQILSVENLSVAFGPNQVIEDLSFSVAPGRTLAIVGESGSGKSVTSQSIMRLADMSGARYVSGRIQYRGAAQPVDLLSLTQPQMRQVRGKEIAMIFQEPMTSLNPVFTIGDQLCEALLLHENISKSEAMAESQHLLEMVRLPDAKEMLSRYPHQLSGGMRQRVMIAMALACKPKILIADEPTTALDVTIQAQILAIMADLQKELNMAVIFITHDMGVVAEIADDVVVMWQGKKVEQGTVQDIFARPQHPYTQALLASVPRLGSMAGEPLPKRFPVTVMESGMPTVVGEEQVQDTADYNQPPLLSVRDLVTRFDARKGFWGRVTHRIHAVEQVNFDIYPGETLALVGESGSGKSTIGRTIQQLQAATSGTISFEGQPLTARSKAEQRRLKQEIQYIFQDPYASLDPRKTIGFSIAEPIKTHRLIQGEQNIRRRVAELLERVGLSPEHASRYPHEFSGGQRQRICIARALASNPKLIIADEALSALDVSIQAQIINLFMALQAEYGIAYLFISHDMAVVEKMSHRVAVLYLGQIAEIGSRRQILETPQHPYTQRLLSAVPVADPNHVRTSVRLTGDIPSPVRAVGDEPSTLAYLEVAPGHLVAQAPQEGALQPTFDGEYFNDEAQPSTLA; this is encoded by the coding sequence GTGACCGATCCGTCTACATCTCAAATTCTTTCCGTTGAAAACTTATCGGTGGCCTTTGGCCCAAATCAAGTGATTGAGGACCTGAGCTTTTCCGTCGCGCCTGGCCGGACCCTGGCGATTGTCGGTGAATCCGGCTCCGGGAAATCGGTGACGTCGCAGTCGATCATGCGGTTGGCCGATATGAGCGGTGCCCGGTATGTTTCCGGTCGGATCCAGTATCGCGGGGCAGCGCAACCGGTCGATTTGTTGTCGCTGACCCAGCCCCAGATGCGGCAGGTAAGGGGCAAAGAGATTGCGATGATTTTCCAGGAGCCGATGACCTCGCTCAACCCGGTGTTTACCATCGGCGATCAGCTCTGTGAAGCCTTGCTGCTGCATGAAAATATCTCAAAATCCGAAGCGATGGCTGAAAGTCAGCACTTACTTGAAATGGTACGTTTGCCGGATGCCAAGGAGATGCTTAGTCGTTATCCGCACCAGCTGTCGGGCGGGATGCGCCAGCGGGTGATGATTGCAATGGCGTTGGCATGCAAGCCGAAGATCCTGATTGCCGATGAGCCGACCACCGCGCTCGATGTGACCATTCAGGCCCAGATCCTGGCGATTATGGCGGATTTGCAAAAAGAGCTGAATATGGCAGTGATTTTCATCACTCACGACATGGGCGTGGTGGCTGAAATTGCCGATGACGTGGTGGTGATGTGGCAAGGCAAGAAAGTGGAGCAGGGCACGGTGCAGGACATTTTCGCCCGGCCGCAGCATCCGTATACCCAGGCGCTGCTGGCTTCGGTGCCTCGCCTCGGGAGCATGGCGGGCGAGCCTTTGCCCAAGCGTTTCCCGGTCACCGTGATGGAAAGCGGGATGCCGACCGTGGTCGGCGAAGAGCAGGTACAGGACACCGCCGATTACAATCAGCCGCCGCTGCTCAGTGTCCGTGATCTGGTGACCCGTTTTGATGCCCGCAAAGGCTTCTGGGGCCGGGTCACCCATCGCATTCATGCGGTCGAGCAGGTGAATTTTGATATCTACCCCGGTGAAACTCTGGCGCTGGTCGGGGAGTCCGGCTCCGGCAAATCCACCATCGGCCGCACTATTCAGCAATTGCAGGCGGCAACCAGCGGCACCATCAGCTTTGAAGGTCAGCCGTTAACGGCGCGGAGTAAGGCCGAGCAGCGCCGGTTGAAACAGGAAATTCAGTATATCTTTCAGGATCCGTATGCCTCGCTGGATCCGAGAAAAACCATCGGCTTCTCCATTGCCGAGCCGATCAAAACCCACCGCCTGATTCAGGGCGAGCAGAACATTCGCCGGCGGGTGGCCGAGCTGCTGGAACGGGTCGGGCTGAGTCCCGAACACGCCTCGCGCTATCCCCATGAGTTTTCCGGCGGCCAGCGCCAGCGGATCTGTATTGCCCGGGCCTTGGCCTCGAACCCGAAATTAATCATTGCCGATGAAGCACTGTCTGCGCTCGATGTCTCCATTCAGGCGCAAATCATCAACCTGTTTATGGCGCTGCAGGCGGAGTACGGCATTGCGTACCTGTTTATCAGCCACGATATGGCGGTGGTGGAAAAAATGAGTCACCGGGTCGCGGTGCTCTATCTGGGACAAATCGCAGAAATCGGCTCGCGCCGACAAATTCTGGAGACGCCGCAACACCCGTATACCCAACGCTTGCTGAGTGCGGTGCCCGTGGCGGACCCGAACCATGTCCGCACCAGCGTTCGTTTGACCGGAGACATTCCCAGCCCGGTTCGGGCAGTCGGCGATGAGCCGAGCACCCTGGCTTATCTCGAAGTCGCCCCCGGCCACTTGGTCGCACAAGCCCCACAGGAAGGGGCACTCCAACCTACTTTTGACGGAGAATATTTCAATGATGAAGCACAACCCTCAACCCTGGCTTAA
- a CDS encoding ABC transporter substrate-binding protein, whose product MMKHNPQPWLKTLSLTAGLTFSSLAMSGGTLTVASPQDPGSWDPVDTFLVNWASVATNIYDGLTYRGPDLKLQPGLATGWEQLDDGRRIRFTLRQNVTFHNGEPFNANAVKFTIERLLGEEGKKGPQRSNYTAIERVDIVDEFTVDFFLNKPDPVLLTKLAGYGAMIVPPKYIAEKGEQYFNTHPVGTGPFQFVNYEPKVGIELKAYDNHWGSAPNISELNYRFISEPSTAVAELQAGRVDLVIPPTIPIAMIPTIEANPKLSVVTTPSPTVYALRFNSKSGITKDERVRKAMIYGVDRKAIIDSILGGQAEQIASFQSSISFGNDPAMKPLPYDPSKAMQLLKQAGVKPGTKVQIDIRGNNATFNEVAQAVASYLQIIGLNATIKPYETNVLLNDIIPAGKTGAMFQQSWGGWTLDYDNTAYFMYHTGEKWNPYDSDPELDQQLESQRTLLDPEQREAILQSIARYTANRALEMPLYSLNAIYGVSNRVNNFTPVPDSRLRFTDVTVD is encoded by the coding sequence ATGATGAAGCACAACCCTCAACCCTGGCTTAAGACCCTGTCGCTCACGGCCGGACTGACTTTTTCTTCTTTGGCGATGTCGGGCGGAACGCTGACGGTCGCGTCGCCGCAGGACCCGGGCAGCTGGGATCCGGTGGACACCTTTCTGGTCAACTGGGCCTCGGTCGCCACCAATATTTATGACGGCCTGACCTATCGTGGTCCGGATCTGAAACTCCAGCCGGGTCTGGCAACTGGCTGGGAGCAGCTCGATGACGGGCGGCGGATCCGCTTTACACTGCGCCAGAACGTGACTTTCCATAACGGCGAACCTTTTAACGCCAACGCGGTGAAGTTTACCATTGAGCGCCTGCTGGGCGAGGAAGGGAAAAAAGGCCCGCAACGCTCGAACTATACCGCGATTGAGCGGGTGGACATCGTTGATGAGTTCACGGTGGATTTCTTCCTCAATAAACCTGATCCGGTGCTGCTGACCAAGCTGGCGGGCTACGGCGCGATGATTGTGCCGCCGAAATATATTGCCGAGAAAGGTGAGCAGTATTTCAATACCCATCCTGTCGGCACCGGGCCGTTTCAGTTTGTGAACTATGAGCCGAAAGTCGGCATTGAACTCAAAGCGTATGACAATCACTGGGGCAGCGCACCGAACATCTCGGAGCTGAACTATCGCTTTATTTCCGAGCCGTCGACTGCAGTGGCCGAGCTGCAGGCCGGACGGGTGGATCTGGTGATCCCGCCGACCATTCCGATTGCGATGATCCCGACCATTGAGGCCAACCCGAAACTGTCGGTGGTGACCACACCCAGCCCGACGGTCTATGCGCTGCGCTTTAACTCGAAAAGCGGGATCACCAAAGATGAGCGGGTGCGCAAAGCAATGATCTACGGGGTGGATCGCAAGGCGATTATCGACTCGATCCTTGGCGGCCAGGCGGAGCAGATCGCCAGCTTCCAGAGCTCGATTTCGTTCGGCAATGATCCGGCAATGAAGCCGCTGCCGTACGACCCGTCCAAAGCGATGCAGCTGCTGAAACAGGCGGGGGTGAAACCCGGCACCAAGGTGCAGATTGATATCCGAGGCAACAACGCGACCTTTAACGAAGTGGCGCAGGCGGTGGCCAGCTACCTGCAAATCATCGGTCTGAATGCCACCATCAAGCCGTATGAAACCAATGTGCTGCTGAACGATATTATCCCGGCGGGGAAAACCGGGGCGATGTTCCAGCAGTCCTGGGGCGGCTGGACCTTAGATTACGACAATACGGCGTACTTCATGTATCACACCGGCGAGAAGTGGAACCCGTATGACAGCGATCCCGAGCTCGACCAACAGCTTGAATCGCAGCGCACCCTGCTGGATCCCGAGCAACGGGAAGCCATCCTGCAGTCGATTGCCCGCTATACCGCCAATCGTGCGCTGGAAATGCCGCTGTACAGCCTCAACGCCATTTACGGCGTGTCGAACCGGGTCAACAACTTCACCCCGGTGCCGGACAGCCGATTGCGTTTTACGGACGTCACCGTCGACTAA
- a CDS encoding ABC transporter permease, translating into MTNFILKRLLQAVFVLFAITLVVAYAIRMTGDPALMLTQGAGSITEADLALIREALGLNKPFLTQYGEFITGLFVGDFGNSFMGGTPVSQLIGMSLPATFMLAISVMLVSIAISIPLGIKAATARGKWADQLIRICSLIGLSFPNFWLALMMVLVFSITLQWLPPSGMDGFASFVMPSLTMAIILTATNVRLVRTAMLETLQSQYIMVARAKGVSETAVLYKHALRNCAIPLITYFGLQFGGLLGGIVVIEKVFNWPGLGTLAFEAVGSRDYPVLQAVITVLSMLIVGVNLLVDIAYGLIDPRIRTE; encoded by the coding sequence ATGACCAACTTTATATTAAAACGCTTGTTGCAGGCGGTGTTCGTGCTGTTTGCGATCACCCTGGTGGTCGCCTACGCGATCCGGATGACGGGCGATCCGGCGCTGATGCTGACGCAGGGCGCAGGCAGTATTACCGAAGCCGATCTGGCGCTGATCCGTGAGGCGCTGGGGCTCAATAAACCGTTTCTGACCCAGTATGGCGAGTTTATCACCGGGCTGTTTGTCGGCGATTTTGGCAACAGCTTTATGGGGGGCACGCCGGTGTCACAGCTCATCGGGATGTCTCTGCCGGCCACTTTTATGCTGGCGATCTCGGTGATGCTGGTGTCGATAGCGATATCGATTCCGCTTGGGATCAAAGCGGCGACGGCGCGCGGCAAATGGGCCGATCAGCTGATTCGGATCTGCTCGCTGATTGGCTTGTCGTTCCCGAACTTCTGGCTGGCGCTGATGATGGTGCTGGTGTTTTCCATCACCCTGCAATGGCTGCCGCCAAGCGGCATGGACGGTTTCGCCAGCTTTGTGATGCCGTCGTTGACCATGGCGATTATTCTCACCGCCACCAATGTGCGGCTGGTCAGAACGGCGATGCTGGAAACCCTGCAATCTCAGTACATCATGGTGGCCCGCGCCAAGGGCGTCAGCGAAACGGCGGTGCTCTACAAGCATGCGCTGCGCAACTGTGCGATCCCGTTGATCACCTATTTCGGCCTGCAATTCGGCGGCCTGCTCGGCGGGATTGTGGTGATTGAAAAAGTCTTCAACTGGCCGGGGCTCGGCACACTGGCCTTTGAAGCGGTCGGGTCGCGGGATTACCCGGTATTGCAGGCGGTGATCACCGTGCTGTCGATGCTCATCGTCGGGGTAAACCTTCTGGTCGATATTGCTTACGGCCTCATTGATCCACGCATCAGAACGGAGTAA
- a CDS encoding ABC transporter permease, with protein MSTAISSTRFPGLKNLEFILGATLTGGIILLVLLSDVIFQDAASQINLSARLIAPFTDAGHFFGTDPLGRDVLARVVAGGTVSLQVGFLSVLGAVIFGVIMGLVSGYYRGFWDVIVMRCADIQLAMPFILLAITFIAIVGGGLTNMIILLIVSQWVQYARLVRGSVLSLRDREFIQSAKAIGVSHFSILFRHLLPNLIGPVIVLMTLNVANNILLESSLTFLGLGVDPLTPSWGGMLADGRTYIQTAWWVSVFPGLAILLTVLGLNLLGDWLRDSLDPTGRTSR; from the coding sequence ATGTCTACTGCAATCTCTTCTACACGATTTCCCGGGCTGAAAAACCTGGAGTTTATCCTCGGTGCCACGCTGACGGGCGGCATTATTCTGCTGGTGTTGCTGTCGGATGTGATTTTTCAGGATGCCGCGAGTCAGATTAACTTATCGGCCCGGCTGATTGCGCCCTTCACCGATGCCGGGCATTTCTTCGGTACTGATCCGCTAGGCCGGGATGTACTGGCCCGCGTTGTGGCCGGGGGCACGGTGTCGCTTCAGGTTGGCTTTTTGTCGGTGCTGGGGGCGGTGATTTTCGGCGTCATCATGGGATTAGTGTCCGGTTACTATCGCGGGTTCTGGGATGTCATTGTGATGCGCTGCGCGGATATCCAACTGGCGATGCCGTTTATTCTGCTGGCGATCACCTTCATTGCCATTGTCGGCGGCGGCCTGACCAACATGATTATTTTGCTGATTGTGTCGCAGTGGGTGCAATATGCCCGCCTGGTGCGCGGCTCGGTGTTGTCCTTGCGGGATCGGGAGTTCATCCAGTCGGCCAAAGCGATTGGGGTCAGTCATTTCAGTATCCTGTTCCGTCATCTGCTGCCGAACCTGATCGGCCCGGTGATTGTGCTGATGACGCTCAACGTGGCGAACAACATTCTGCTGGAAAGTAGCCTGACGTTTCTGGGCCTGGGCGTCGACCCGCTGACCCCGAGCTGGGGCGGGATGCTGGCCGATGGCCGGACCTATATCCAGACGGCGTGGTGGGTGAGTGTGTTCCCGGGACTGGCGATTTTGCTCACGGTGCTGGGGCTGAACCTGCTCGGGGATTGGCTTCGCGATAGCCTGGACCCGACCGGGAGAACATCACGATGA